ACAATTCAGACGGATAATTTCCGCACCAACCAATTTTTGTATAAAGAAAACATCAATGCCGCTTATCTTCAGGCATCTAAATCATTTGGTAAATTTCTGCTTAAGATGGGTGGGAGACTCGAAAATACACGCATGAACGGTCATCAATTGGTGCCTGCTGACACTACATTTAAGATAGACCGCACTGATTTTTTCCCTTACATATATTTCAGCAGAAAACTCTTTACCATTGCCACTTACGAGCTTCGGGGGTATTTGATTGCCCGCCGCACCATTACACGGCCTGTGTATGAGCAGCTTAATCCTTTCGCAAGATTTGTAGATCAGTATAATTATGAGGCTGGTAATCCTGGGCTGAAACCGCAGTTTTCCAATAATTATGAGGCAAACATCAGTTTCGAAAACCGCCCGATTTTTGCCATAGGCCGCAACTATATCAATGACATTTTCACTTCGGTGGTTTATCAGGACAAAACCAATCCATTGTTGAGCTATCGAACTTATGACAATCTGGGTAAAAACCGCGAGACTTATTTCAGAGCTATGGGTGCTTTGCCACCGGGAGCGAAGTACTTTTTTGTGTTGGGTACGCAGTACAACTATAACGATTACAGTGGCTTGCTTGACAATAAACCCATATCTTTTAGCAGGGGTTCCTGGTCGCTTTTTACGTATCATCAGCTAAAAATCAATAAATTGACCAACATTTCAATGCACGGTTTTGCCCGTTTCAAAGGTCAGATGCAATTCTATGAGCTCAGTAATTTTGGAGCATTAAATTTCTACATTGACCGTCAGTTTTTTAATCGGAAACTATCAGTAAGTGCCAATATTTCGGATGTTTTCCTCACCAACCGCTATGATTTTAGCTTGAATCAGGGGAATATTTCAGGCAATGGTCGCCGGCTGTCAGACACCCGCAGGTTTGGTGTTAATCTCAGATATTCATTTGGTCAGAAAAAGAAATCTTCTGATGGTATGGATTTCCTGGACATGGGAAGCGGGGAGCAGAAATAACTAATCCTCAATTCTGATTTTTTTTATGTGTTTGATTTCTTTTTATCTTTGAAAAAAAATAATTGTATGAATCCAAAGAAAATAATTTCTATACTATTAATCCAATTTATATCTACAATACTTTGGACCAATACTCATGCCCAATATAATCCCAAATTACTGATTCCCTATAATCAAAATGGCAAATGGGGATGGTCTGATACCCTTGGAAATATTAAAATAAAGCCAAAATATGCTAGAGCTGATTTTTTTGATGAATATTCAAAAGGAGAATACCTTTCTGTGATGAAAGATGAATCTAACCAAATGAGATTTATTAAGACAAATGGGGAATTTCTTTTTCCTCAGAAATACACTTTTTCAGAATTTTACTGGCATAACAACTCACTGGACTTTATTGTAATAAAAAATAAAACCAAGTATGGTTTATATTCAATAAAAAACCACAAAATTCTTGTACCTACAAAATATGATGAATTGATATTTAAATATATTGGAGACCAGAAAATGGTGTTTTTCAAAAATGCAAAAGATGCCACTTTTTCGGAATTTTCCGATGGAAAAATCATAAAAACGGAGTATGAAAAGCTGAATTATAATTATGAATATAATTATGAACACTTTGTTTTTGAAAATACTAAAAAACAAAAAGGGGCGATTACCAAATATGGTGTAAAAATCTATACCGATGAATATTTGGCCATGTTAAAAAAGAAAGAAGAAGAGCTGGTAAGTATTTCAGCTGATAATATTCCACCACCATACGAAGCCATGGAAGTAACTATAGGTGATGAATATAACCGAGGAAATGTGCATAATTTCAGAACCTCGTATAAAAACCAAAATTATGAATTTAAATCCCTGATAACCAAAACTAAAAATGGAAAATATGGTGTAGTGAATGAAAAAGCCAGCGAAATTTTGCCGTTTCAATATGATGAAATTAAATTTTCAAATTCAGGAGATTATGCTATCTTAAAAAAAGACGGCAAATATGGAATAAAAATATTTTTTACTCATTATCCTACAATTAAGCCAAAATATGATGCAATAGTAAAATCCAGAAATATTACCGTTACCGATACCTGGAGCTTTGCATTGATGGAAGTGAAAATCGGAGAATTCAAAGGCTATGTTGGTGAAAATGGGGTTGAATATTTTAAAAAGTAATTTTTGAATATTAATTTTTGTGCAAACAATTTGATAAATTTGATTTTCAATTAAACAATATGACCGAATTCATCGTAA
The sequence above is a segment of the Cytophagaceae bacterium genome. Coding sequences within it:
- a CDS encoding WG repeat-containing protein, which gives rise to MNPKKIISILLIQFISTILWTNTHAQYNPKLLIPYNQNGKWGWSDTLGNIKIKPKYARADFFDEYSKGEYLSVMKDESNQMRFIKTNGEFLFPQKYTFSEFYWHNNSLDFIVIKNKTKYGLYSIKNHKILVPTKYDELIFKYIGDQKMVFFKNAKDATFSEFSDGKIIKTEYEKLNYNYEYNYEHFVFENTKKQKGAITKYGVKIYTDEYLAMLKKKEEELVSISADNIPPPYEAMEVTIGDEYNRGNVHNFRTSYKNQNYEFKSLITKTKNGKYGVVNEKASEILPFQYDEIKFSNSGDYAILKKDGKYGIKIFFTHYPTIKPKYDAIVKSRNITVTDTWSFALMEVKIGEFKGYVGENGVEYFKK